One stretch of Manis pentadactyla isolate mManPen7 chromosome 10, mManPen7.hap1, whole genome shotgun sequence DNA includes these proteins:
- the IL26 gene encoding interleukin-26, whose product MQVTCILRSGLLCVILSLAIAKHKSASLARSCSPRGTLSQAVDTLYLKVAWLKATIPEDSIKNIRLLKKKTKKLFMKNCRFQEQLLSFFMEDVFGQLQMQVCKQKDFVEEFHSLRQKLSRCISCASSAREMKPITRMKRTFYGTGNKGIYKAISELGILLSWIKQFLDSVK is encoded by the exons ATGCAGGTGACTTGCATTTTGAGGTCTGGGTTGCTGTGTGTCATTCTGTCGCTTGCCATTGCCAAGCACAAGTCAGCTTCCCTCGCCAGAAGTTGTTCCCCGAGGGGAACGCTGTCCCAAGCTGTCGACACACTCTATCTCAAGGTGGCATGGCTCAAAGCAACGATTCCC gAAGACAGCATAAAAAACATACgattattaaagaagaaaacaaaaaagctattTATG AAAAACTGCAGATTTCAAGAACAGCTTCTGTCCTTCTTCATGGAAGATGTTTTTGGTCAACTCCAAATGCAAGTTTGCAAGCAAAAAGACTTTGTGGAAGAATTTCATAGCCTTAGGCAGAAATTGAGCCGTTGT ATTTCCTGTGCTTCATCAGCTAGAGAGATGAAACCCATTACCAGGATGAAGAGAACATTTTATGGG ACTGGAAACAAAGGAATCTACAAAGCCATCAGTGAACTGGGAATTCTTCTTTcttggattaaacaattcctggaCAGTGTTAAGTAA